Proteins encoded within one genomic window of Cetobacterium somerae ATCC BAA-474:
- a CDS encoding TetR/AcrR family transcriptional regulator, whose protein sequence is MGRKPNFTREEILNSAFEILNNESLKDVTARNIAKKLGVSTIAIYSAFKSMDELKNELAKKAKTKLFEYTKRDYTDLSILNIGIGICLFAKEEKALFRTIFLREGLPREFMDQIMDDFRNLIYSGFNNNREYNQFPEDIIEWVIKKGWYFSHGYATLICTGFYIDIEFETFKKEVIEMGNVLIEKALEMTKERDNEV, encoded by the coding sequence ATGGGAAGAAAACCTAATTTTACTAGAGAGGAAATTTTGAATAGTGCATTTGAAATTTTAAACAATGAGAGCTTAAAAGATGTAACAGCGAGAAATATAGCAAAAAAGCTGGGCGTATCTACAATAGCTATATATTCAGCTTTTAAATCAATGGATGAACTAAAAAATGAATTAGCTAAAAAAGCTAAAACAAAACTTTTTGAATATACAAAACGTGACTATACTGATTTATCAATTTTAAATATAGGGATAGGAATATGTCTTTTTGCAAAAGAAGAAAAAGCATTATTTAGAACAATTTTTTTAAGAGAAGGCTTACCTAGAGAATTTATGGATCAGATTATGGATGATTTTAGAAATTTAATATATAGTGGATTTAATAATAATAGAGAGTATAATCAATTTCCAGAAGATATAATAGAATGGGTTATAAAAAAAGGATGGTATTTTTCTCATGGATACGCAACTTTAATATGTACAGGGTTCTATATTGATATAGAGTTTGAAACTTTTAAAAAAGAAGTTATTGAAATGGGAAATGTATTGATAGAAAAAGCTTTAGAAATGACAAAGGAGAGGGATAATGAAGTTTAA
- a CDS encoding amidohydrolase has translation MNINEIKERVIKAIDENRELILKAGQAMYDNPEFGYKEFKGTEIVSNYFKNELGLDVEEGIAYTGCRARANENVEGPKVAILGELDAISCSDHLDSNELGAVHACGHHIQIAGMLGAATGLVKSGILSELGGKVDFMATPAEEFVELGYRTQLRADGKIKYFGGKQEMIYNGTFDDVDMAVMFHALDLGDKKVLTGPVSNGFIGKTVKFIGKEAHAGSAPHEGINALNAAMLGINNVHAQRETFKDSDRVRFHPIITKGGDIVNSVPADVRMEAYVRARTIEGMIDANKKVNRGLTAGAYAVGAEIEITEIPGYLPILKHDSMEDVLEGNLEYLGLKDDMIKGGDFTGSFDFGDVSHIMPTLHPMFGGINGALHTRDFKTVDDEIAILMPAKALALTVVDLLFAQGKKAKEILDNFKPVMTKEEYLTFMESNDKVIKA, from the coding sequence ATGAATATAAATGAAATTAAAGAGAGAGTAATAAAAGCTATTGATGAAAATAGAGAGTTAATATTAAAAGCAGGACAAGCTATGTATGATAATCCTGAATTTGGGTATAAAGAGTTTAAAGGAACTGAAATTGTTTCAAACTACTTTAAAAATGAATTAGGACTAGATGTAGAAGAGGGAATTGCATACACAGGTTGTAGAGCAAGAGCAAATGAAAATGTAGAAGGACCTAAAGTTGCAATATTAGGTGAATTAGATGCAATATCATGTAGTGACCATTTAGATTCAAATGAATTAGGAGCAGTTCATGCTTGTGGACACCACATACAAATTGCAGGTATGTTAGGAGCAGCTACAGGATTAGTAAAATCAGGAATATTAAGTGAGCTTGGAGGAAAAGTAGATTTTATGGCTACTCCAGCAGAAGAGTTTGTTGAATTAGGATATAGAACTCAGTTAAGAGCTGATGGAAAAATAAAGTATTTTGGTGGAAAACAAGAGATGATATACAACGGAACATTTGATGATGTTGATATGGCAGTTATGTTCCATGCTTTAGATTTAGGTGATAAAAAAGTTTTAACGGGACCTGTAAGTAATGGATTTATAGGAAAAACTGTTAAATTTATAGGAAAAGAAGCTCATGCTGGTTCAGCACCACACGAAGGGATAAATGCTTTAAATGCAGCAATGTTAGGAATAAATAACGTACATGCTCAAAGAGAGACATTTAAAGATAGTGATAGAGTAAGGTTCCATCCGATTATAACAAAAGGTGGAGATATTGTAAATTCAGTTCCAGCTGATGTAAGAATGGAAGCTTATGTAAGAGCTAGAACAATTGAAGGTATGATTGATGCTAATAAAAAAGTAAATAGAGGTTTAACAGCAGGTGCTTATGCAGTTGGTGCTGAAATAGAAATAACTGAGATTCCAGGATATTTACCAATTTTAAAACATGATTCTATGGAAGATGTTTTAGAAGGAAACTTAGAGTATTTAGGGTTAAAAGATGATATGATTAAAGGTGGAGATTTTACAGGATCTTTTGATTTTGGAGATGTATCTCATATAATGCCTACTCTTCATCCAATGTTTGGTGGAATAAATGGAGCTCTTCATACAAGAGATTTCAAAACTGTAGATGATGAAATTGCAATATTAATGCCAGCAAAAGCTTTAGCATTAACAGTTGTTGACTTATTATTTGCTCAAGGAAAAAAAGCAAAAGAAATTTTAGATAACTTTAAACCAGTTATGACTAAGGAAGAGTATTTAACTTTTATGGAGTCAAATGATAAAGTTATAAAAGCTTAA
- a CDS encoding DUF3100 domain-containing protein → MNKNTINVFLVVTIISLACEKVGKIQLGKVALFPMLFAVVIGMILTPDLLGKKIQKLREIIGEKEMKIASDMVMLILLMLGIKLGTFVGPNLDKIIQAGPAFLAQEFGHVLAPVVAVPLALKLGLTREAIGAGSSISREASLGVIGEKYGISSLEGSGVLGVYLAGTIVGTIYFGVLGSLAIYTGIHPLALGMACGVGSGSMMTAAASSLAEVVGPQYADQVFAYASTSNMLSGLTGVNILVFISLPFTEWYYKKLSPKFSKKEVKQNA, encoded by the coding sequence ATGAACAAAAACACAATTAATGTATTTTTAGTTGTAACAATTATTTCGCTAGCTTGTGAAAAAGTTGGAAAAATTCAATTGGGAAAAGTAGCATTATTCCCGATGTTATTTGCTGTAGTTATTGGAATGATATTAACACCAGATTTATTAGGAAAAAAAATTCAGAAATTAAGAGAGATTATTGGAGAAAAAGAGATGAAAATAGCCAGTGACATGGTTATGTTAATTCTTTTAATGCTTGGAATAAAATTAGGAACATTTGTAGGACCTAATCTAGATAAAATTATTCAAGCTGGTCCAGCATTTTTAGCACAGGAATTTGGGCACGTGCTAGCACCAGTAGTGGCTGTTCCTTTAGCGCTTAAGTTAGGATTAACAAGAGAGGCTATAGGAGCTGGATCAAGTATAAGTAGAGAAGCTTCTCTAGGAGTAATTGGAGAAAAATATGGTATTTCATCTTTAGAAGGAAGTGGAGTACTTGGAGTTTATTTAGCTGGAACAATTGTAGGAACAATCTATTTTGGAGTATTAGGATCATTAGCTATATACACAGGGATTCACCCGTTAGCATTAGGAATGGCATGTGGAGTTGGAAGTGGAAGTATGATGACAGCAGCGGCTTCATCTTTAGCAGAAGTTGTAGGACCTCAATATGCAGATCAAGTTTTTGCTTATGCATCAACAAGTAATATGTTATCAGGATTGACAGGAGTAAATATTCTTGTATTTATATCACTACCATTTACAGAGTGGTATTATAAGAAATTATCTCCAAAGTTTTCAAAAAAGGAAGTGAAGCAAAATGCGTAG
- a CDS encoding YchJ family protein, giving the protein MINNFKTAEELMKARYSAFENGNIEFIVETHHPETKGDMDIEETRKWALNSEWLGLEIVSTEAGTEDDLEGIVEFKAFYKENGQEVVHHEKSKFVKLNNEWLYYGWLPLQGTIVKDEKIGRNDPCTCGSGKKYKKCCGK; this is encoded by the coding sequence ATGATAAATAATTTTAAAACTGCTGAAGAATTAATGAAAGCAAGATATAGTGCCTTTGAAAATGGAAATATAGAATTTATAGTAGAAACTCATCACCCAGAAACAAAAGGGGATATGGACATTGAAGAAACAAGAAAGTGGGCATTAAATTCGGAATGGTTAGGATTGGAGATAGTATCAACTGAAGCTGGAACTGAAGATGATTTAGAAGGAATCGTTGAATTTAAGGCTTTTTATAAAGAGAATGGACAAGAGGTAGTTCACCATGAAAAAAGTAAGTTTGTAAAGCTTAATAATGAATGGCTATATTATGGATGGCTACCACTTCAAGGAACTATCGTAAAAGATGAAAAGATTGGAAGAAATGATCCATGTACTTGTGGGTCTGGAAAAAAATATAAAAAATGTTGTGGAAAATAA
- a CDS encoding NAD+ synthase, protein MSCRLDLDLNLVEDILVNFLKEEANKVGFSKVVLGLSGGIDSALVAYLAAKAFGPENVLGILMPYKTSSKESVDHAKLVVEDLGIRSKLIEITPMVEPYFQMNPDMDGLRKGNRMARERMCILFDYSAKEKALVLGTSNKTEMLLGYSTQFGDAASAINAIGDLYKTQVWELSKHMGVPQPLIDKKPSADLWEGQTDESELGFSYKLADEILFSLIDEREKKDEIIKKGYPEDIVNKVIWKIKMSQYKRKLPLIAKISTRTIGREFRYPRDWGV, encoded by the coding sequence ATGAGTTGCAGATTAGATTTAGATTTGAATTTGGTTGAAGATATACTAGTTAATTTTTTAAAAGAAGAAGCTAATAAAGTTGGATTTTCTAAAGTTGTTTTAGGACTTTCAGGAGGAATAGATTCAGCATTAGTAGCATATTTAGCTGCAAAAGCTTTTGGACCAGAAAATGTTTTAGGTATACTTATGCCTTATAAAACTTCAAGTAAAGAAAGTGTTGATCATGCTAAGCTAGTTGTAGAGGATTTAGGGATAAGATCAAAATTAATAGAGATAACTCCAATGGTAGAACCATATTTTCAAATGAATCCAGATATGGATGGATTAAGAAAAGGGAATAGAATGGCAAGAGAAAGAATGTGTATTTTATTTGATTATTCTGCCAAAGAGAAAGCATTGGTTTTAGGAACATCTAATAAAACAGAGATGTTATTAGGATACAGTACACAATTTGGAGATGCTGCATCGGCTATTAATGCTATAGGAGACTTGTATAAAACTCAAGTGTGGGAATTATCAAAACATATGGGAGTACCACAACCATTAATAGATAAAAAACCCAGTGCTGACTTATGGGAAGGTCAAACTGACGAGAGTGAATTAGGGTTTTCTTACAAGCTAGCAGATGAGATTTTATTTTCTTTAATAGATGAAAGAGAAAAAAAAGATGAGATTATAAAAAAAGGTTATCCAGAAGATATTGTAAATAAAGTTATTTGGAAAATTAAGATGTCTCAATATAAAAGAAAACTTCCTTTAATAGCAAAGATATCTACAAGAACTATAGGAAGAGAGTTTAGATATCCTAGAGATTGGGGAGTATAA
- the ylqF gene encoding ribosome biogenesis GTPase YlqF encodes MSMTKINWYPGHMKKTKDLIKENMPLIDIVLEVVDARIPLSSKNPDIAGFAKNKKRVIVINKSDLVTKEEINFWKKFFKENNFADEVLELSAETGFNMKTLYTIIEKVSKEKKERLLKKGLRKVNTRLMVAGIPNVGKSRLINRIVGKNSAGVGNKPGFTRGKQWIRIKEGLELLDTPGILWPKFENQEVGYNLAITGAIRDEILPIDEVACVLIEKMLKMGKKDVLKEKYKLLDEDFDQVSGAIIESIALRMNMLQKGGHLNVQQATYTLLRDYRACKLGKFGLDMDIAEEIKNLYK; translated from the coding sequence ATGTCAATGACAAAAATTAACTGGTATCCAGGGCATATGAAAAAAACGAAAGATTTAATTAAGGAAAATATGCCTTTGATAGATATTGTTCTTGAAGTTGTAGATGCAAGAATTCCTTTATCAAGTAAAAATCCTGATATAGCTGGTTTTGCAAAAAATAAAAAAAGAGTAATTGTAATAAATAAATCAGATTTAGTTACAAAAGAAGAGATTAATTTCTGGAAAAAGTTTTTTAAGGAAAATAATTTTGCAGATGAGGTATTAGAGCTATCAGCAGAAACTGGTTTTAATATGAAAACTCTTTACACAATTATAGAAAAAGTTTCTAAAGAAAAAAAAGAAAGATTATTAAAAAAAGGATTAAGAAAAGTTAATACGAGATTAATGGTAGCTGGAATACCAAACGTTGGAAAGTCGAGATTAATCAATAGAATAGTAGGGAAAAATAGTGCTGGAGTAGGAAATAAGCCTGGATTTACAAGAGGAAAGCAATGGATCAGAATTAAAGAGGGATTAGAATTGTTAGATACTCCTGGAATTTTATGGCCAAAATTTGAAAATCAAGAAGTAGGTTATAATTTAGCAATAACAGGTGCAATTAGAGATGAAATACTTCCGATAGATGAAGTTGCTTGTGTATTAATAGAAAAAATGTTAAAAATGGGAAAAAAAGATGTTTTAAAGGAAAAATATAAACTTTTAGATGAAGATTTTGATCAAGTTAGTGGTGCAATAATAGAATCGATAGCTCTTAGAATGAATATGTTACAAAAGGGTGGACATTTAAATGTTCAGCAAGCAACGTATACACTTTTAAGAGATTATAGAGCTTGTAAATTAGGTAAGTTTGGCTTGGATATGGATATCGCTGAAGAGATTAAAAACTTATATAAGTAG
- the rsmI gene encoding 16S rRNA (cytidine(1402)-2'-O)-methyltransferase: protein MLYIVATPIGNLDDITLRAIKTFEEVDFVFAEDTRVTKKLLNHLGIEKIVYRYDEHTKMHQVSNIANMLENGNKIALVTDAGTPCISDPGFEVVDEALKRGIKVIPIPGPSAMTAAASVAGISTRRFCFEGFLPKKKGRQTLLKSLANEERTIVIFESPHRIEKTLRDIETFIGIREVVIVREITKIYEEILRGTTTELIEKLSKNPVKGEIVLLIKGNEK from the coding sequence ATGCTTTATATAGTAGCAACACCTATAGGAAATTTAGATGATATAACTTTAAGAGCTATAAAAACTTTTGAAGAGGTAGATTTTGTTTTTGCAGAAGATACAAGAGTAACAAAAAAGTTATTAAATCATTTAGGAATAGAAAAAATAGTTTATAGATATGATGAACACACAAAAATGCATCAGGTTTCCAATATAGCAAATATGCTAGAAAATGGAAATAAAATTGCACTAGTAACAGATGCTGGAACTCCTTGTATATCAGATCCTGGATTTGAAGTGGTTGATGAAGCTTTAAAAAGAGGGATAAAGGTTATACCAATTCCTGGACCGAGTGCAATGACGGCAGCAGCTTCAGTTGCAGGAATATCAACTAGAAGATTTTGTTTTGAGGGATTTTTACCTAAAAAAAAGGGAAGACAAACTCTTTTAAAATCTTTAGCAAACGAGGAAAGAACAATTGTTATATTTGAATCGCCTCATAGAATTGAAAAGACATTAAGAGATATAGAAACTTTTATTGGAATAAGAGAAGTAGTAATAGTAAGAGAAATAACAAAAATTTATGAAGAAATATTAAGAGGAACAACCACTGAATTAATAGAGAAACTTTCAAAAAATCCTGTAAAAGGAGAGATAGTTCTTTTAATAAAGGGTAATGAAAAATAG
- a CDS encoding S41 family peptidase, with protein MIKLLRNTGVALLLSGIMIVNTVPSYSVDNGFIANIKELKELSDIMNIIKENHVGTEKDPTNTTLMQGALKGMMESLDDPHSNYFTKEELESFKEDIEGKYAGVGMVIQKKADEPLIVVSPIEDTPAYLAGIRAKDKIIAIDGESTYKLTSEQSVKKLKGEPGTSVKLTVYREEAKETKDVELKRSIIQLKYVKSKMIGKDIGYLRLTQFGEDVYKDVRKDLEGLIKKGAKGIILDLRSNPGGSLGQAVKISSMFIPEGKIVSTKGKTGDEEIAYREGKYFGDFPLIVLINEGSASASEIVSGAIKDYKRGILIGEKSFGKGSVQTLLPLPDGDGIKLTIAKYYTPSGVSIHGKGIEPDILVEEKDDFLFFNGFVTNINEDETKENRNEIIKEVKGEEEAKKIISKGDIQLDKAVEEMNKLLEKK; from the coding sequence ATGATAAAACTGTTAAGAAATACTGGAGTAGCACTACTTTTATCTGGAATTATGATTGTGAATACAGTTCCATCATATTCTGTAGATAATGGATTTATTGCAAATATAAAGGAATTAAAAGAGCTTTCTGATATTATGAATATCATAAAAGAAAATCATGTAGGAACTGAAAAAGATCCAACTAATACAACTCTTATGCAAGGAGCATTAAAGGGAATGATGGAGTCTTTAGATGATCCTCATTCAAATTATTTTACAAAAGAGGAATTAGAAAGTTTTAAAGAGGATATTGAAGGAAAATATGCAGGTGTAGGAATGGTTATTCAGAAAAAAGCAGATGAACCTTTAATTGTAGTTTCACCAATAGAAGATACACCAGCATATTTAGCTGGAATAAGAGCTAAAGATAAAATTATAGCAATAGATGGTGAAAGTACTTATAAATTAACAAGTGAACAAAGTGTTAAAAAGTTAAAAGGAGAACCAGGAACTTCAGTAAAACTTACAGTTTATAGAGAAGAGGCAAAAGAAACTAAAGATGTTGAATTAAAAAGATCAATTATTCAATTGAAGTATGTAAAAAGTAAAATGATTGGAAAAGATATTGGTTATTTAAGATTAACACAATTTGGTGAAGACGTATATAAAGATGTACGTAAAGATTTAGAAGGATTAATCAAAAAAGGTGCTAAAGGTATTATTCTTGATTTAAGAAGTAATCCAGGAGGATCTTTAGGACAAGCAGTAAAAATATCTTCTATGTTTATTCCAGAGGGAAAAATAGTTAGTACAAAGGGAAAAACAGGAGATGAAGAGATTGCATATAGAGAAGGGAAATATTTTGGTGATTTTCCTTTAATAGTTTTAATAAATGAAGGAAGTGCCTCAGCTTCTGAAATTGTTTCAGGAGCAATAAAAGATTATAAAAGAGGTATTTTAATAGGAGAAAAATCATTTGGAAAGGGAAGTGTTCAAACATTATTACCTTTACCAGATGGAGATGGAATAAAATTAACAATAGCTAAATACTATACTCCTAGTGGAGTATCTATTCACGGAAAAGGAATAGAGCCTGATATCTTAGTAGAAGAAAAAGATGATTTCCTATTCTTTAATGGTTTCGTTACAAATATAAATGAAGATGAAACAAAAGAGAATAGAAACGAGATTATAAAAGAGGTTAAGGGAGAAGAGGAAGCTAAAAAAATAATTTCAAAAGGAGATATTCAACTAGATAAAGCAGTTGAAGAGATGAATAAACTTTTGGAGAAAAAATAG
- a CDS encoding TlyA family RNA methyltransferase — protein sequence MKERVDVLLVEKGFYETREKAKRAIMAGLVIINEKKIDKPGTSIKIDEEPIIRVKGDACKYVSRGGLKLEKAINVFNLDLQGKRVLDVGSSTGGFTDCSLQNGASFVYAVDVGTNQLDWKLRTNDKVKSLENTHIKDLTLADLGNEKVDYIVMDVSFISITKVIEHLVKFFKDDTKLMALIKPQFEVGKENIEKGGIVKDSKKHIMAIEMVIEEAKKSGLRLKALDFSPITGTKGNVEYISIFEIGDEESHINIESVVKLGKNLGGAI from the coding sequence ATGAAAGAAAGAGTAGATGTTCTACTAGTTGAAAAAGGATTTTATGAAACTAGAGAAAAAGCAAAAAGAGCAATTATGGCTGGGTTAGTTATAATAAATGAAAAAAAAATAGATAAACCTGGAACATCTATAAAAATAGATGAGGAACCTATAATAAGAGTTAAGGGTGATGCTTGTAAGTATGTAAGTCGTGGTGGCTTAAAACTTGAAAAAGCTATAAATGTTTTTAACTTAGATTTACAAGGAAAAAGAGTACTTGATGTAGGATCTTCAACAGGTGGATTTACAGATTGTTCATTACAAAATGGAGCGTCTTTTGTATATGCAGTTGACGTAGGAACAAATCAATTAGATTGGAAATTAAGAACTAATGATAAAGTAAAATCATTAGAAAATACTCATATTAAAGATTTAACATTGGCTGATTTAGGTAATGAAAAAGTAGATTATATTGTTATGGATGTATCATTTATATCTATTACAAAAGTAATAGAGCATTTAGTTAAATTTTTTAAAGATGATACAAAACTTATGGCATTAATAAAACCACAATTTGAAGTAGGAAAAGAAAATATTGAAAAAGGTGGAATAGTAAAAGATAGTAAGAAGCACATAATGGCAATAGAAATGGTTATAGAAGAAGCTAAAAAATCTGGTCTTAGATTAAAGGCACTAGATTTTTCACCAATAACAGGTACAAAAGGAAATGTTGAATATATTTCTATATTTGAAATAGGAGATGAAGAGTCGCATATCAACATAGAATCAGTTGTAAAGCTAGGAAAGAACTTGGGAGGAGCCATATGA
- a CDS encoding HD domain-containing protein: MAKNSNALKFIKLLLNHEMVLDLDHHDDQGVKVTTHTYDVLKISFEEIRRDYRDLKEAREKVDFFSIVVGVIIHDLSKGSIRKADEKLSHSQMMIKKPEYIIKEAERVLSEIEEVLNLKIVDKIKKNITHIVISHHGKWGKIQPNTKEAHIVHRADMYSAKYHRINPIGADKILKLMSEGVNLDEVAKKFNCTTGVIKDRLKRAKHELRLKNTKQLLGYYKSKKKIPIGDDFFTKRVRETEKLIKAVDRLGFENLILENPLLNYLEDDKIFEKEGN; this comes from the coding sequence ATGGCGAAAAATAGTAATGCACTGAAGTTTATAAAACTTCTATTAAACCATGAAATGGTTTTAGATTTAGATCATCATGATGATCAAGGTGTTAAAGTAACAACTCATACGTATGATGTACTAAAAATATCTTTTGAAGAAATCAGAAGAGATTATAGAGATTTAAAAGAAGCAAGAGAGAAAGTAGATTTTTTCTCAATAGTAGTTGGAGTAATAATTCATGATTTAAGTAAGGGTAGTATAAGAAAAGCTGACGAAAAACTTTCTCATTCTCAAATGATGATAAAGAAACCTGAATATATTATCAAAGAAGCTGAAAGAGTTTTATCAGAAATAGAAGAGGTTTTAAATTTAAAAATTGTAGATAAAATAAAGAAAAATATAACTCATATTGTAATATCACATCATGGTAAATGGGGAAAAATTCAACCTAATACAAAAGAAGCTCACATAGTTCACAGAGCTGATATGTATTCAGCAAAGTATCATAGAATAAATCCAATTGGTGCTGATAAAATTTTAAAACTTATGAGTGAAGGTGTTAACTTAGATGAGGTAGCTAAAAAATTTAATTGTACTACTGGAGTTATAAAGGATCGTTTAAAAAGAGCAAAACATGAACTTAGACTTAAAAATACAAAACAGCTATTAGGTTACTACAAAAGTAAAAAGAAAATCCCTATAGGAGATGACTTTTTTACAAAAAGAGTTAGAGAAACTGAGAAGTTAATAAAAGCTGTTGATAGATTAGGATTTGAAAATCTTATTTTAGAAAATCCACTACTAAATTATTTAGAGGATGATAAGATTTTTGAAAAGGAAGGAAATTAA
- the dxs gene encoding 1-deoxy-D-xylulose-5-phosphate synthase yields MRVDKEYINKLQKESQEIRDTLVEITSKNGGHLAPNLGVVELTQSIVEVFDLPKDKLLFDVGHQSYVYKLLTGRKDKFKTLRTKGGIGPFSDPKESNFDFFIAGHAGSALSAGAGIAKANPEDKVIVVIGDASIANGHSLEALNNIGENLKNLIVILNDNEMSIGKNVGSLSKFFGKLMISNAYMNIRKDVRSVISKGKVGNQVKSVLERIEHSVKQFFLPSSISEVLGYQFLGVIDGHNLEELIKTLTVAKEMEGPVFIHVKTEKGKGYQLAEENKEKFHGISPFNPETGEVESGGRTYSNIFGSKLVELAESDKSIYAISAAMVKGTGLGDFQNRFEDRCIDVGIAEGHGVTFSAGLAISNKKPYVAIYSTFFQRALDQLIHDVGLQNLPVRFIVDRAGIVGEDGKTHQGIHDINMFLSMPNYRVLAPTTGTELEEMLEFSKDFKDGPLAIRFPRGKAFELEGTLKNKFELGIWKEVRKGKKNLYLVTGAMLKEIVDIEAELLRKGLDGTIVNCSSIRPLDENFILNEFSKYENIFTFEDGYERGGFGNEVVRFLNEKKMKININIIALDSVAIPHGSRNVLLEDYGLRGKKLIERIEGSINGEK; encoded by the coding sequence AATAGTTGAAGTTTTTGACTTACCAAAAGATAAACTATTATTTGATGTTGGACATCAATCATATGTTTATAAATTATTAACAGGAAGAAAAGATAAATTTAAAACATTACGAACAAAAGGTGGAATAGGACCTTTTTCAGATCCAAAAGAAAGTAATTTTGATTTTTTCATAGCAGGACATGCTGGGAGTGCTCTTTCTGCAGGAGCAGGAATAGCTAAAGCAAATCCCGAAGATAAAGTTATTGTAGTTATAGGTGATGCATCAATAGCGAATGGTCATTCTTTAGAAGCGTTAAATAATATTGGAGAAAATCTTAAAAATTTAATAGTTATATTGAATGATAATGAAATGTCTATAGGAAAAAATGTAGGTTCATTATCTAAATTTTTTGGAAAACTAATGATTAGTAATGCATACATGAACATAAGAAAAGATGTAAGAAGTGTCATAAGTAAAGGAAAAGTTGGAAATCAAGTCAAAAGTGTATTAGAAAGAATAGAGCACTCTGTAAAACAGTTTTTTTTACCTTCAAGCATATCAGAAGTTTTAGGATATCAATTTTTAGGCGTAATAGATGGCCATAATTTAGAGGAATTAATAAAAACTTTAACTGTAGCTAAAGAGATGGAAGGACCTGTTTTTATACATGTAAAAACAGAAAAAGGAAAGGGCTATCAATTGGCAGAGGAAAATAAAGAGAAATTTCATGGGATATCTCCATTTAATCCAGAAACTGGTGAGGTTGAATCAGGAGGACGAACATATTCTAATATTTTTGGATCAAAATTAGTTGAATTAGCAGAGAGTGATAAAAGTATATATGCTATTTCAGCAGCAATGGTAAAAGGAACAGGATTAGGTGATTTTCAAAATAGATTTGAAGATAGATGCATAGATGTAGGTATAGCTGAAGGACATGGAGTAACATTTTCAGCAGGACTAGCAATATCAAATAAAAAACCTTATGTAGCAATATACTCAACATTTTTCCAAAGAGCTTTAGATCAATTAATACACGATGTAGGATTACAAAATTTACCAGTTAGGTTTATAGTAGATAGAGCTGGAATAGTTGGAGAAGATGGGAAAACACATCAAGGTATACACGACATAAATATGTTTTTAAGTATGCCTAACTATAGAGTACTTGCTCCAACAACAGGAACAGAATTAGAAGAGATGCTTGAATTTTCAAAGGATTTTAAAGATGGGCCTCTAGCTATTAGGTTTCCAAGAGGAAAGGCATTTGAATTAGAAGGTACTTTAAAAAATAAATTTGAATTGGGTATATGGAAAGAAGTTAGAAAAGGAAAGAAAAATCTTTATTTAGTAACCGGTGCAATGTTAAAAGAGATAGTTGATATAGAAGCAGAACTTTTAAGAAAAGGATTAGATGGAACAATAGTAAATTGTTCATCTATAAGACCTTTAGATGAAAACTTCATTCTTAATGAATTTTCAAAATATGAAAATATATTCACATTTGAAGATGGTTATGAAAGAGGTGGATTCGGTAATGAAGTAGTGAGATTTTTAAATGAGAAAAAAATGAAAATTAATATAAATATAATAGCTTTAGATAGCGTGGCAATACCTCATGGGTCAAGAAATGTACTGTTAGAGGATTATGGTCTAAGAGGTAAAAAACTAATAGAGAGAATTGAGGGTAGCATTAATGGCGAAAAATAG